From the genome of Streptomyces sp. NBC_01304:
GCACCCGGCACGGACTTCACCGGCGGCGAGTTCCTGATGACCGAGCAACGCCCCCGCGCGCAGTCCCGCGGCTCGGCCACGACCCTGCCGCGGGGCCACGGCCTGATCTTCACCACCCGCGACCGGCCGGTGGCCACCAAGCGCGGCTGGTCGAACGGGCCGATGCGACACGGCGTGAGCACCGTCCGCTCCGGCCGGCGGCACACCCTCGGCCTGGTCTTCCACGACGCCGCATGACCCCCGCCCGCCCCACTTCCGGCGAGCCGCAGCGCGTCTACACCCTGCTCGGCCCGGACGGACAGCCCTACCGGAGCCGGGTCCCGGGCGCTCTCGGAGGGCACCGCCGCGGACGGCTGTACGGGCGGCTGAACTGTCCGTCCGCGCTGCGCGCCCTCGCCCGTGGCCACTACGTCGGGCAGCGGGTGTTCTTCGCCGACGAGCAGACCGCGCTCGCGGCCGGTTTCCGGCCGTGCGCCGTGTGCCTGCCCAAGAGGTACGCCCGCTGGAAGGCGGGCCGCGAAGGGTTCGGTTCGTATCAGCCTTAGGCGGGCGGGGACTTGGGCTTGCGCAGCAGCCACTGGCCGAACGTGCGCCGAGGCCCTCGCACCACGACACGGCCGTGGGTCGTGTGTCCGACCAGCTCCACGCGCAGCGTGATCGGCGTGGGGAGACCCGGAGCCTGATGGACCTTGAGCCTGCCGTGCACGAGGTTCAGGGCATCGTGGTCGACCACGATGCCCGGCTTGGTGATCAGCGTCAGGGTCTTGCCGTACATGGCCATGTCGATGCGCAACGTGTCCTGCGTGATCACCGCCTGCGTGAAGTCGAGCGTGACCGCGCACCACGCCGTCGCCAGCTCCAGCCGGCGCGGCACCACCCAGCGCCCCGCACGCGTGACCGGACCGCTGTGCGTCAGCTCGATCCGGACCACGTCCTTGACCTCCGCGACGGCCTCGCCGGCCGACCCGGACACCGGCGGCAGGTCGGCGGTGAGCGTGCTCAACTCGCGGACGGTACGCGCCGACAGGGCCGCCTCCACCCGCTCGTCCAACTCGGCGGCGGTCAGCAGCCCGTCCCCCGCCGCGACGCTCAGCACGTCCACCACGTGGTCCCGGTCCGCGTGGGAGGCCCGCAGCTCGGGGGGCGAGCCGGCACTCGGCTGCTTCTCGGGGGGCGAGACCTCTCCCGACATCTGCAGCTTCCCTCCTGGTCCTGGCCTACGACTTCGCGCGTGATGCGGCGACGCGACTTTGCGGACCAACGCTATATCGCGACATCAACTCGGCCTAGCCTGTGGCAAGTTGCCACAGCCACGGCGACGCGCTCATCCCCACGACCAGACGCCCCCGGAGTACCCCTCTTGAGCACACCACGCCGGCCAAGTACCGGACGCGCCGGACCGGGCCCGGGCGGCGAGGTCTGGTACGTGTCGTACGGCTCCAACATGCATGCGCGACGCCTGTACGCCTACCTCGCCGGAGGCCGGCCCGCAGGAGCCTCCCGGAGCTGCCCGGGCTGCCGGGACCCCCGCCCGCCTGCGCGCTCGGTCCCGGTCGAGCTGCCGGGCACGCTCTACTTCGCCCAGGAGTCGCGCGTATGGACGGGAGGCAGAGCGTTCTACGACCCGGCCGGGAAGGGCCGGGTCCGCTGCCGGGCCCATCTGCTCACCCTGGGGCAGTTCTCCGACATCGCGGCTCAGGAGATGTACGAGGAGCCGGGTGCCGATCTCGATCTCTCGGCCGTGCTCGAACACGGCCGGGACCAACGGGGCGAGGGCCGCTACGAAACCCTCGTCCACCCGGGCGACTTGGACGGCCTGCCCCTGCTGACGTTCACCGCTCCGTGGGCCGTCACAGACGTCGTGTGCACCAAGCCGTCCGCGAGGTACCTGCACCACCTGGCCGAAGGTCTCCTGGAGGCCGGTGCGTGGAGCAGGCGCAGCATTGCCGAGTATCTGGCCTCCTGTCCGGGCGCCTTGGGGCAGTGGAGCGTGGAGGACATCGCCTCGCTCATCTCGACGTAGCGGACCCGGACCTGCGGGGCGCCTGCTGGGGCCATACCGACGGGGCGCCTGCTCGGGCTACGTCGGCGACACGGTCTGAAGGTGCTCGGCCGCCTCGGCCGCGGTGTAGGAGGAGGCGAAGGTGAACGCGCGCGGCGAAGGACCGTGCGCCCGCAGGTCCGCCAGCCGCTCCAGGGCCTCGTCGATGGTCGGGATGTGGCCGGCCGGGACCCACCAGAGCACCAGGTGCGCCTCGACGTGTCGCTGGAACCATTCGCGGCGCCGCCGCATCACCTCCAAGTGCCCGCTGCGGTAGGTGAAGTCCCACAGGGCCTCCTGGGTCTCCCACACCGACAGGTTCACGGCGACGTCCTCGCCCGCCGGGCGCAGGCCGATGGCGTCGTCCGCCCCCTCCTCCACGAGCCGCCACACGAAGCCGGGCGCACCGTCGGCCTCGGCGTTGACCGGGTTGAGCATTTCGACGAACGGCGCCATGCGCGGGTCTTCGAAGGGGTGTCGGATCGTGACGACGTTGAGCTCGGCGAGGTGGTGGGCGGCATGCGCGGATTCGGTCATGGCCTCATCCCAACACGACCCGCTTTTCTATGTCAATCATCGTTGTTTTTAGAATTCTCGAGCACCACGCAGCACTCCCCCGGCCGGGCGTCCATGCGCGCGCGGACCGGACCGTCCGCACCGAGCAGTCCCTCCAGCAGCGCGAGATTCATGCCGCAGACCAGCGGCGGGAAGCGCTCGGCGACGGCATGGAAGGGGCAGTTGCGCATGCGGACGACGCGCGCCGACTCCACGCTCGCGCCGTCGGCACCCTCGGCGCCCGCCCCCTCCACGTCTTCCAGATGCGGTTCGTAGCCGCGGGCGGCCAGCAGTTCCATGGCCTCTTCGAGGCCGCCGCAGGGCGCCGCCGAGCCGCGCTCGGACTCACCCCGGCGGCGCGCGGCCGCACAGAGCCCGGCGTCGAGGCCCGCCTGCTCGGCAGCTTCTGCCAGCAGCTCGGCCGCGGTGCGGTAGTCGCGGGCGGGCAGCGACACCGACCGTTCGGTGCGCGCCCGCGTGTACACCTTGGCCGGGCGGCCCGCCCCCGGCCCCGACCGGCCGGTCAGGCGGCGACTGCCGCTCTCCAGCAGCCCGGCCGCCGCCAACTTGTCCAGATGGTGCGCGGCAAGGGTGCGCGCCACCCCGGTCGCCTCGGCGGCTTCGTTGCGGCCGACCTCACGGCCCTGGGCCGCCACGTACTCGTACAGTCGGCGCCGCACCGGATCCTGCAGCACCGCGATCACATCGATGTCGTTCACCCGGCCATTCTAGGAACAACGCAGGTTGGAGATAGAAAGCCGGGGCCGGGCAGCAGGCCGGGCCAGAGGGCGTTCCTCACCAGCCGATTCCCGCCGCCACCGGAAGGTGGTCGCTGCCGGTCGCCGGCAACACCCACGAGCCCACCGGATCCACACCGCGCACCAGGATCTGGTCGATCCGCGCCACCGGGAACTTCGCCGGCCAGCTGAAGCCGAAGCCGTCCCCGGCCGTGTCCTGGGCCGAGTGCAGCTGCGCGGTGAGACCCGCGAACGCACGGTCGTCCGTGGTGCCGTTCAGGTCGCCGAGCAGCACCACCCGCTCGCTGTGCTCGGCGGCGAGGGCCTTGCCGAGCGCCCGCGCGCCGTCGTCCCGCTGGCCCGTCGTGAATCCCCCTCGGGGATTCACGCGTACGGATCCCAG
Proteins encoded in this window:
- a CDS encoding DUF1707 SHOCT-like domain-containing protein — encoded protein: MSGEVSPPEKQPSAGSPPELRASHADRDHVVDVLSVAAGDGLLTAAELDERVEAALSARTVRELSTLTADLPPVSGSAGEAVAEVKDVVRIELTHSGPVTRAGRWVVPRRLELATAWCAVTLDFTQAVITQDTLRIDMAMYGKTLTLITKPGIVVDHDALNLVHGRLKVHQAPGLPTPITLRVELVGHTTHGRVVVRGPRRTFGQWLLRKPKSPPA
- a CDS encoding Ada metal-binding domain-containing protein, whose product is MTPARPTSGEPQRVYTLLGPDGQPYRSRVPGALGGHRRGRLYGRLNCPSALRALARGHYVGQRVFFADEQTALAAGFRPCAVCLPKRYARWKAGREGFGSYQP
- a CDS encoding helix-turn-helix transcriptional regulator; this encodes MNDIDVIAVLQDPVRRRLYEYVAAQGREVGRNEAAEATGVARTLAAHHLDKLAAAGLLESGSRRLTGRSGPGAGRPAKVYTRARTERSVSLPARDYRTAAELLAEAAEQAGLDAGLCAAARRRGESERGSAAPCGGLEEAMELLAARGYEPHLEDVEGAGAEGADGASVESARVVRMRNCPFHAVAERFPPLVCGMNLALLEGLLGADGPVRARMDARPGECCVVLENSKNNDD
- a CDS encoding DUF3291 domain-containing protein, with protein sequence MTESAHAAHHLAELNVVTIRHPFEDPRMAPFVEMLNPVNAEADGAPGFVWRLVEEGADDAIGLRPAGEDVAVNLSVWETQEALWDFTYRSGHLEVMRRRREWFQRHVEAHLVLWWVPAGHIPTIDEALERLADLRAHGPSPRAFTFASSYTAAEAAEHLQTVSPT
- a CDS encoding histone deacetylase → MSTPRRPSTGRAGPGPGGEVWYVSYGSNMHARRLYAYLAGGRPAGASRSCPGCRDPRPPARSVPVELPGTLYFAQESRVWTGGRAFYDPAGKGRVRCRAHLLTLGQFSDIAAQEMYEEPGADLDLSAVLEHGRDQRGEGRYETLVHPGDLDGLPLLTFTAPWAVTDVVCTKPSARYLHHLAEGLLEAGAWSRRSIAEYLASCPGALGQWSVEDIASLIST